From the genome of Bos taurus isolate L1 Dominette 01449 registration number 42190680 breed Hereford chromosome 27, ARS-UCD2.0, whole genome shotgun sequence, one region includes:
- the PDLIM3 gene encoding PDZ and LIM domain protein 3 isoform X1 — MPQNVVLPGPAPWGFRLSGGIDFNQPLVITRITPGSKAAAANLCPGDVILAIDGFGTESMTHADAQDRIKAAGHQLCLKIDRAEARLWSPQVTEDGKAHPFKINLESEPQDVNYFEHKHNVRPKPFIIPGRSSGCSTPSGVDGGSGRSTPSSVSTLSTICPGDLKVAAKMAPNIPLEMELPGVKIVHAQFNTPMQLYSDDNIMETLQGQVSTALGETPLMSEPTASVPPESDVYRMLHDNRNEPTQPRQSGSFRVLQELVNDGADDRPAGTRSVRAPVTKVHGGAGGTQKMPFCDKCGSGIVGAVVKARDKYRHPECFVCADCNLNLKQKGYFFVEGELYCETHARARMRPPEGYDTVTLYPKA, encoded by the exons ATGCCCCAAAATGTGGTCCTGCCCGGGCCGGCGCCCTGGGGCTTCAGACTCTCGGGGGGCATAGACTTCAACCAGCCTTTGGTCATCACCAGG ATCACGCCAGGAAGCAAGGCGGCAGCTGCCAACCTGTGTCCTGGGGATGTCATCCTGGCTATTGATGGCTTTGGGACAGAGTCCATGACTCATGCTGATGCACAGGACAGGATTAAGGCAGCAGGACACCAGCTCTGTCTCAAAATTGACAG ggcagaagCTCGCTTATGGTCTCCACAGGTAACTGAAGATGGAAAGGCTCATCCTTTCAAAATCAACTTAGAATCAGAACCACAG GATGTGAACTACTTTGAACACAAGCACAACGTTCGGCCCAAACCTTTCATAATCCCAGGCCGAAGCAG TGGATGCAGCACTCCGTCCGGTGTTGATGGCGGCAGTGGGCGTAGCACCCCTTCTTCTGTCAGTACTCTTAGTACTATTTGCCCAGGTGACTTGAAAGTTGCTGCTAAGATGGCCCCTAACATTCCTTTGGAAATGGAACTTCCTGGTGTGAAGATTGTACATGCTCAATTTAATACACCCATGCAGTTGTACTCAGATGACAATATTATGGAAACACTTCAGGGTCAGGTTTCAACAGCTCTAGGGGAAACACCCTTGATGAG TGAACCCACGGCCTCCGTGCCCCCCGAGTCGGATGTGTACCGGATGCTCCACGACAACCGCAATGAACCTACCCAGCCTCGCCAGTCGGGCTCCTTCAGGGTGCTCCAGGAACTAGTGAACGATGGCGCTG ATGACCGTCCTGCTGGAACTCGGAGTGTGAGAGCTCCAGTTACAAAAGTCCACGGCGGTGCTGGCGGCACGCAGAAGATGCCATTCTGTGACAAATGCGGGAGTGGCATCGT TGGTGCGGTTGTGAAAGCGCGGGACAAATACCGGCATCCGGAGTGCTTCGTGTGCGCCGACTGTAACCTCAACCTCAAACAGAAGGGCTACTTCTTCGTGGAGGGGGAGCTGTACTGTGAAACTCACGCCCGGGCCCGCATGAGGCCCCCGGAGGGCTATGACACAGTCACCCTTTATCCCAAAGCTTAA
- the PDLIM3 gene encoding PDZ and LIM domain protein 3 isoform X2, with protein sequence MPQNVVLPGPAPWGFRLSGGIDFNQPLVITRITPGSKAAAANLCPGDVILAIDGFGTESMTHADAQDRIKAAGHQLCLKIDRAEARLWSPQVTEDGKAHPFKINLESEPQDVNYFEHKHNVRPKPFIIPGRSSEPTASVPPESDVYRMLHDNRNEPTQPRQSGSFRVLQELVNDGADDRPAGTRSVRAPVTKVHGGAGGTQKMPFCDKCGSGIVGAVVKARDKYRHPECFVCADCNLNLKQKGYFFVEGELYCETHARARMRPPEGYDTVTLYPKA encoded by the exons ATGCCCCAAAATGTGGTCCTGCCCGGGCCGGCGCCCTGGGGCTTCAGACTCTCGGGGGGCATAGACTTCAACCAGCCTTTGGTCATCACCAGG ATCACGCCAGGAAGCAAGGCGGCAGCTGCCAACCTGTGTCCTGGGGATGTCATCCTGGCTATTGATGGCTTTGGGACAGAGTCCATGACTCATGCTGATGCACAGGACAGGATTAAGGCAGCAGGACACCAGCTCTGTCTCAAAATTGACAG ggcagaagCTCGCTTATGGTCTCCACAGGTAACTGAAGATGGAAAGGCTCATCCTTTCAAAATCAACTTAGAATCAGAACCACAG GATGTGAACTACTTTGAACACAAGCACAACGTTCGGCCCAAACCTTTCATAATCCCAGGCCGAAGCAG TGAACCCACGGCCTCCGTGCCCCCCGAGTCGGATGTGTACCGGATGCTCCACGACAACCGCAATGAACCTACCCAGCCTCGCCAGTCGGGCTCCTTCAGGGTGCTCCAGGAACTAGTGAACGATGGCGCTG ATGACCGTCCTGCTGGAACTCGGAGTGTGAGAGCTCCAGTTACAAAAGTCCACGGCGGTGCTGGCGGCACGCAGAAGATGCCATTCTGTGACAAATGCGGGAGTGGCATCGT TGGTGCGGTTGTGAAAGCGCGGGACAAATACCGGCATCCGGAGTGCTTCGTGTGCGCCGACTGTAACCTCAACCTCAAACAGAAGGGCTACTTCTTCGTGGAGGGGGAGCTGTACTGTGAAACTCACGCCCGGGCCCGCATGAGGCCCCCGGAGGGCTATGACACAGTCACCCTTTATCCCAAAGCTTAA
- the PDLIM3 gene encoding PDZ and LIM domain protein 3, with amino-acid sequence MPQNVVLPGPAPWGFRLSGGIDFNQPLVITRITPGSKAAAANLCPGDVILAIDGFGTESMTHADAQDRIKAAGHQLCLKIDRAEARLWSPQVTEDGKAHPFKINLESEPQEFKPIGAAHNRRAQPFVAAANIDDKRQVVSASYNSPIGLYSTSNIQDALHGQLRGLIPSSPQNEPTASVPPESDVYRMLHDNRNEPTQPRQSGSFRVLQELVNDGADDRPAGTRSVRAPVTKVHGGAGGTQKMPFCDKCGSGIVGAVVKARDKYRHPECFVCADCNLNLKQKGYFFVEGELYCETHARARMRPPEGYDTVTLYPKA; translated from the exons ATGCCCCAAAATGTGGTCCTGCCCGGGCCGGCGCCCTGGGGCTTCAGACTCTCGGGGGGCATAGACTTCAACCAGCCTTTGGTCATCACCAGG ATCACGCCAGGAAGCAAGGCGGCAGCTGCCAACCTGTGTCCTGGGGATGTCATCCTGGCTATTGATGGCTTTGGGACAGAGTCCATGACTCATGCTGATGCACAGGACAGGATTAAGGCAGCAGGACACCAGCTCTGTCTCAAAATTGACAG ggcagaagCTCGCTTATGGTCTCCACAGGTAACTGAAGATGGAAAGGCTCATCCTTTCAAAATCAACTTAGAATCAGAACCACAG GAGTTCAAACCCATTGGTGCCGCACACAACAGAAGGGCCCAGCCTTTTGTTGCAGCAGCAAACATTGATGACAAAAGACAGGTAGTGAGCGCTTCCTATAACTCACCCATTGGGCTCTATTCAACCAGCAATATACAAGATGCACTTCACGGGCAGCTGCGGGGGCTCATCCCTAGTTCGCCTCAAAA TGAACCCACGGCCTCCGTGCCCCCCGAGTCGGATGTGTACCGGATGCTCCACGACAACCGCAATGAACCTACCCAGCCTCGCCAGTCGGGCTCCTTCAGGGTGCTCCAGGAACTAGTGAACGATGGCGCTG ATGACCGTCCTGCTGGAACTCGGAGTGTGAGAGCTCCAGTTACAAAAGTCCACGGCGGTGCTGGCGGCACGCAGAAGATGCCATTCTGTGACAAATGCGGGAGTGGCATCGT TGGTGCGGTTGTGAAAGCGCGGGACAAATACCGGCATCCGGAGTGCTTCGTGTGCGCCGACTGTAACCTCAACCTCAAACAGAAGGGCTACTTCTTCGTGGAGGGGGAGCTGTACTGTGAAACTCACGCCCGGGCCCGCATGAGGCCCCCGGAGGGCTATGACACAGTCACCCTTTATCCCAAAGCTTAA